A stretch of the Kushneria konosiri genome encodes the following:
- a CDS encoding TetR/AcrR family transcriptional regulator, with amino-acid sequence MASKRQTGSASNVSGTGAVRARNQARILDAAEAVFAVHGYRGGSLSAIAQTAGLARANLLYYFKSKRGLYVALLERTMARWNDLLEEIDVNDEPAQVLSAFIRAKLALVRQYPQASRLFAGEVLQGAPMLQDYLRGPLRSWIDARAAVLSGWIERGQIDARVDPHALIFLIWSTTQHYADYEAQVLALTGREALTDDDERRIGDFLCHMVLAGCGLTGRQAPDSDA; translated from the coding sequence ATGGCCAGTAAACGCCAGACAGGCAGTGCTTCAAACGTTTCCGGAACAGGGGCCGTCCGGGCCCGTAATCAGGCGCGCATTCTGGATGCGGCCGAAGCGGTTTTTGCAGTCCATGGCTATCGCGGTGGCAGTCTGAGCGCCATCGCACAAACAGCCGGTCTGGCCCGTGCCAACCTGTTGTATTACTTCAAGAGCAAGCGTGGGCTTTACGTGGCGCTGCTGGAGCGCACCATGGCGCGATGGAACGACCTGCTCGAGGAGATTGACGTCAATGATGAGCCCGCACAGGTGCTGAGTGCCTTCATACGGGCCAAGCTGGCGCTGGTGCGACAGTATCCTCAGGCCTCGCGCCTGTTTGCCGGTGAGGTGCTGCAGGGCGCGCCGATGCTGCAGGATTATCTGCGCGGTCCGCTGCGGTCATGGATCGATGCGCGTGCGGCCGTTCTTTCAGGCTGGATCGAGCGCGGGCAGATTGATGCTCGCGTTGATCCGCATGCGCTGATCTTTTTGATCTGGTCGACCACCCAGCACTACGCCGACTATGAGGCGCAGGTACTGGCCCTGACCGGTCGCGAGGCCCTGACGGATGATGACGAGCGACGCATCGGTGACTTCCTCTGCCACATGGTGCTTGCCGGCTGCGGCCTGACCGGCCGGCAAGCGCCTGACAGCGACGCCTGA